From one Aggregicoccus sp. 17bor-14 genomic stretch:
- a CDS encoding CAP domain-containing protein, whose translation MPTARANPSRLLAALLLCTSLSGCIPNDDQTPDDSGTPDAGGGDDPGAEGQAWLDAHNPVRAQASPAPVPALAPLTWSASAASVAKSWAENCNYAHNPNRGTRGENIAAFTAAGQTPLIVVNLWAKEKSDYDYASNSCASGKQCGHYTQIVWRGTTQVGCASAKCTQNSPFQGFSTWYFFVCDYAPPGNYVGERPY comes from the coding sequence GTGCCGACCGCCCGCGCGAACCCGTCCCGCCTCCTGGCCGCCCTGTTGCTGTGCACTTCGTTGAGCGGCTGCATCCCGAACGACGACCAGACGCCGGACGACTCGGGGACGCCGGACGCAGGCGGCGGTGACGACCCCGGAGCGGAGGGGCAGGCCTGGCTCGACGCCCACAACCCGGTGCGCGCGCAGGCCTCGCCGGCCCCGGTGCCCGCGCTCGCGCCGCTCACCTGGTCGGCCAGCGCCGCGAGCGTGGCGAAGTCCTGGGCGGAGAACTGCAACTACGCGCACAACCCGAACCGCGGCACCCGGGGCGAGAACATCGCCGCCTTCACCGCGGCCGGGCAGACCCCGCTCATCGTCGTCAACCTCTGGGCGAAGGAGAAGAGCGACTACGACTACGCGAGCAACAGCTGCGCGTCGGGGAAGCAGTGCGGCCACTACACGCAGATCGTCTGGCGGGGCACCACCCAGGTGGGGTGCGCGAGCGCGAAGTGCACCCAGAACTCGCCCTTCCAGGGCTTCAGCACCTGGTACTTCTTCGTCTGCGACTACGCCCCGCCGGGCAACTACGTGGGCGAGCGGCCCTACTGA
- a CDS encoding VWA domain-containing protein, producing the protein MRPLPRFSFACLVLGLAACQQEKPSPQQAAPAAAPPRVDRQVPDEGAKAEELGTKHEDSGKSGSAAVNEALGSSRVSDVFGPGGLGSGIKDAEGAAFGKDVSGGGLGGRGTGAGGGAIGLGGMGSGRGTGTGGIDLGGRAIGIAGLGYSGRGRSVRELFSSSGNTFSSFAENPFLAVQQAPLSTFGVDVDTASYAFTRRMLNERRLPPSDAVRLEELVNAFSYNYPAPRGPQPLALHLEAMPAPWAPEHRLVRIALKSREVERHERPAANLVFLVDVSSSMDAPDRLPLVKRGLEMLVAGLEDRDRVSLVTYADGTKVVLPPTRAAHREDILEALERLVPSGSTNGAGGLELAYKAAAQGFVKGGINRVVLATDGDFNVGASSVAELTRLIERKAKSGVFLSVLGVGNGNLRDGNLEALADHGNGTYAYVDSLLEARRVMVEQLGSTLQTVAKDVKVQVEFNPARVSTYRLLGYENRRLAARDFKDDTKDAGDMGAGHTVTALYEVTLVGADAPNDPKLEPRRYAQPVAPPGATGSDELLTVKVRYKEPEAQQSQVLSESLTGWGTPLERTSVDTRFAASVAAFGMLLRDSPNRGNASWDMVLQLAKPGLKDDPLGYRHEFVALVGQAKRLAAAQARAE; encoded by the coding sequence ATGCGCCCTCTCCCCCGCTTCAGCTTCGCGTGCCTCGTCCTCGGCCTCGCTGCGTGTCAGCAGGAGAAGCCGTCCCCGCAGCAGGCTGCGCCGGCCGCGGCCCCACCCCGCGTCGACCGGCAGGTGCCGGATGAGGGCGCGAAAGCGGAAGAGCTCGGCACGAAGCACGAGGACTCCGGCAAGAGCGGCTCCGCTGCGGTGAATGAAGCGCTCGGGAGCAGCAGGGTCTCGGACGTCTTCGGTCCCGGGGGGCTCGGCTCCGGCATCAAGGACGCAGAGGGCGCAGCGTTCGGCAAGGACGTCAGCGGTGGCGGGCTGGGCGGGCGTGGCACCGGCGCAGGCGGCGGAGCCATCGGCCTCGGCGGGATGGGAAGCGGCCGCGGAACCGGTACGGGCGGGATCGACCTTGGCGGACGCGCCATCGGCATCGCTGGCCTCGGCTACTCGGGTCGGGGGCGCTCGGTGCGTGAGCTGTTCTCCTCGAGCGGCAACACCTTCTCGTCCTTCGCCGAGAACCCCTTCCTCGCCGTGCAGCAGGCGCCGCTCTCCACCTTCGGGGTGGACGTGGACACGGCCTCGTACGCCTTTACCCGGCGGATGCTCAATGAGCGCCGGCTGCCGCCGAGCGACGCCGTGCGCCTCGAGGAGCTGGTCAACGCCTTCAGCTACAATTACCCGGCTCCGCGAGGCCCCCAGCCCCTCGCGCTGCACCTCGAGGCGATGCCCGCTCCGTGGGCGCCCGAGCACCGGCTCGTGCGCATCGCGCTCAAGAGCCGCGAGGTGGAGCGCCACGAGCGCCCGGCCGCGAACCTCGTCTTCCTCGTGGACGTCTCGAGCTCGATGGACGCGCCCGACCGCCTCCCGCTGGTGAAGCGCGGCCTGGAGATGCTGGTGGCGGGGCTCGAGGACCGCGACCGCGTCTCGCTCGTCACCTACGCGGATGGCACGAAGGTGGTGCTGCCGCCCACGCGCGCCGCGCACCGCGAGGACATCCTCGAGGCGCTGGAGCGCCTCGTGCCCAGCGGCTCCACCAACGGCGCCGGAGGCCTCGAGCTCGCGTACAAGGCGGCGGCCCAGGGCTTCGTGAAGGGCGGCATCAACCGCGTCGTGCTGGCCACCGACGGCGACTTCAACGTGGGGGCGAGCAGCGTGGCGGAGCTCACCCGCCTCATCGAGCGCAAGGCGAAGAGCGGCGTGTTCCTCAGCGTGCTGGGCGTCGGCAACGGCAACCTGCGGGACGGGAACCTCGAGGCGCTCGCGGACCACGGCAACGGCACCTACGCGTACGTGGACAGCCTCCTCGAGGCGCGCCGGGTCATGGTGGAGCAGCTGGGGAGCACCCTGCAGACCGTGGCCAAGGACGTGAAGGTGCAGGTGGAGTTCAACCCGGCGCGCGTGAGCACCTACCGGCTGCTGGGCTACGAGAACCGCCGGCTCGCGGCGCGCGACTTCAAGGACGACACGAAGGACGCGGGCGACATGGGCGCGGGGCACACCGTCACCGCGCTCTACGAGGTGACGCTGGTGGGTGCGGACGCGCCGAACGACCCCAAGCTCGAGCCCCGGCGTTACGCGCAGCCCGTGGCGCCGCCGGGCGCGACCGGGAGCGACGAGCTACTCACCGTGAAGGTGCGCTACAAGGAGCCGGAGGCGCAGCAGAGCCAGGTGCTCAGCGAGTCGCTCACCGGCTGGGGCACGCCGCTCGAGCGCACCTCCGTGGACACGCGCTTCGCCGCGAGCGTGGCCGCCTTCGGCATGCTGCTGCGCGACTCGCCCAACCGCGGCAATGCCTCGTGGGACATGGTGCTGCAGCTCGCGAAGCCCGGCCTCAAGGACGACCCGCTCGGCTACCGCCACGAGTT